ctctgactgttgtaaagatctctgactgttggaaagatctctgactgttggaaagatctctgactgttgtaaagatctctgactgttgtaaagatctctgactgttggaaagatcagtgactgttgtaaagatcagtgactgttgtaaagatctctgactgttgtaaagatcactgactgttgtaaagatctctgactgttgtaaagatctctgactgttgtaaagatctctgactgttgtaaagatctctgactgttggAAAGATCACTGACTGTTGGAAAGATCAGTGACTGTTGGaaagatctctgactgttgtaaagatctctgactgttggaaagatctctgactgttggaaagatctctgactgttgtaaagatcagtgactgttgtaaagatctctgactgttgtaaagatctctgactgttggaaagatctctgactgttgtaaagatctctgactgttggaaagatctctgactgttggaaagatctctctctctctctctctctccatcattCTGTGAAAGCTGCACAAACCCTGAAGAGATCGTAGACATGAAATATTCATACAGCACACAACAGTCCAGCTGTTCACCAGAGTTACTCGGACGCCGGATTCTGAAAGACCAGCTGATGCTGATGAGTCCTGAATATGGATGAGGGGACGTGGAAATAAGTCAGACATACAATCTCCCTGTGCTCTGGTCATCAGTCAGTCATCCTGCTCCACAATGAGCGTGTTTCAGCTCTGGACTCTCACATTCCAGACAccactgtgttgtattttactACTCACACTGTCGTTGAATGAAACTCgacttttttgtgtgtttacttgcACACGGAGTCCTGTTTCCCATTGTTTCTGACTGGTCTGACTCACCTGATCCTGATTCTGTCAGATTTCAACAGGTCTTTGAAAGAATTTCTCCAAATGTCCTGTATCTGGTGCCAGACATCGTTCTGTCCATGAAACCTCTTAGACAATGAGAACAGCATTTACTCACAgagtgaaatgaatgaatgaatctgtattgagttgatttatttttggtgAGTATTGAACATCACAGTCTGAGTTGCTTTAGATTTCTACGTGTACACTTGCAGATATTTTCACCATATACTGTAAGTCCCTGTTCAGAAAAGCCAACGTATTTAATGTAATTGATATTAGAATAATGTTATCTGCGGTGTTGGTGAGAGCTCAGTGCTCAGGAGCCGTGTCTCAGATCCCTGTTGTGTGAAatctgaaacagcagcagagacacgACGATCACAGGCGGCCGCTAGAGGAGGAAAATGTTTCTGACAGCAGAACTGAAGACAGATGGAAATCCTGCTGCCTcgaggacacagagacacaatcaGAGACAGTACGATCAGTGACAGGCTGACAGGTCCACAGCCCACACATCATCATATCAGAAACATAAACTCTCAGATTCCTAGTTTCATTTGTACATGCAGGGGAATTGGTTTTAACatgatgtgaaataaaacacagcgTTCTCATGTAGCACTCAGAACAATGTTCTGATCTCTTTGACAAAGTTTTTAAATGActcaacagaaaacaggaagagtgtAGTTCCCTGTGTTGAAGAGTCAGTCGAGTGGGGTCAATGTCCACTGATCATGTGTGAATGAAGCTgaaactgaaggaaaacacagcaaatgaaGAATTAAATAAACGTGGAGACATGAGTCCATCAACTTAAGTATaattatgaatgtgtgtgttatctACTGCACATTGATTTGACCTTAGACCCTCAAATGGGGTTTGTAACGTGTCACTACAAGCTACAGAAATAACACTTGATTAGATCGGATTTGATTTCAGGTACTGTTACTTTCATTCTGTGTTACTGTAACTTCCAGGTTCAGTCTCACTGTTGTGCAGCTCAAACATTAGTTTGAGGACAAGAAACGAAACAGATGAGTTTTCACTGTAGTTACTAATAAacgtttttctctctttgattCTAAACAggagatttctgcagaaacctcaTGCCTTATACCTCATATGTTACAAGTGATTGTTCTCATGCATCAACATGGTTTGACGCTGCTTCTGCAAACTGTTGTTTCACTCAGTCTGTATTAAAGTTcagtttaatgttgtggtgatTGAATCAGGAGCAAAGATCTCAAATCTTTTCAATCATGCAGGGAAAACTCTGAAGTTCTTCCTGGTTGCTGATCATGTTTCAGCCTGCTGAGTTCAAAGACGCACCTCCGACCCTGACAAGCACAGGAGTAAATAGGTGAGTATGTGGAACGATTGGTTCTTCACTGTGAGAAACGTCTGTTATTAAGTGAACCTGTAATTATGAAACCAGCCAGGAAGGAGTGTGAGAATCTGAAGTGAGAGCAGAGCTCTGCCTCCTCCTGCAGGACAACAACCTCGACTGCAGCATGACTGAGTCTGACTGTTTTGCAGcttcctgttttatttgatgGACGAAAAAACTCTCACGGCCTCGAACGCACCCACTtataatgtgtgaaaatgtattcTCTGTTTTTAACAAGCCTCTAGTGACTCCAACTGTGTCGTCCTGAGATCTTAGAATCTCGATGAGCATCCTCTGCTGGCAGGTTGGTGCTACAGTCTGAGACCTCTCTAAATGATTCTATCCCATCATTGTGGAGAATACAGTGTGACTTTActttatacatttgttttaaagtaaaagtaaactCTTACTGTATCTGATCCGAGAAGGGCCAGAGTCACATTTACTGGTGTCATttgcaaaatattttataatataaataaactgtttaacGTATAAGATGACAtcatttttgtaatttctttaaTGCAGATGAACACATCATCAAACCCATTAAACCCAGATCAGTTTGATGGTGGTCGGATGAACCAGTCTGGCTGAACATCTCGACCCCGCGTAGCACTGACAGGTGAAGTTTTCAGCCCAGTCGTCCAGGTCGGCTGCAGAGGGGAGACCCACCGCCACGTACTTCCTGTTGGCCCGCAGGATGCTGAAGTAGGCGGGGTTCAGGTGCAGGTAGTGGTTGGAGTCGTACCTCTTCCTTACACACCGGCCCTTCCACTGGCACAGGACCTCGCTGCAGAGCATGGCGGCCGCAGTCACGTTGGCGATGTAGGGGTTGAAGGTGGACGTCAGGTACTCGGACAGagactgacaggcagcctgcaGGGGGCGGGGTTACAGGTGAGACTCAGGTGTATTAGAGCAAAGAGGAAAGGTCATTTGGGTTGAGCTTAGTTTAAATTAGGACTTGTAGGTCTGACATAGTAAGAGGTTACATGAATAGAATGTTTAAATTAATCTTTTGAAGGTGTTTTGAATATattaattcttatttatttagtagCTTCTGAATTTCACACTGGATAATAACTAGTAGGTTTAGTTATAATAAACGTGATGGATTGACATCAGGACAATATTTGAATTGTgttgaaatgtcagaaaatggaGGTTGGAAGTAGAAACTCTTAGTTCTAATCAAGTACAATCACAGAGTTTCCTGTGGAAAAGTGATTTGAGATTAAACACGTTTGTCTTCACAGCGAGGAGACACTGCAGCGACTGAAGGAAGCTTTCCTGTTGGTGTCATGACGGGTGCTACATGATGTTTCTACTCCACAGTGACTGAGGGATTTGAGTTGTCGACAGGGTAAAAAGACCAAACTTCATCGAACCCTttaagacaacacacacacacacacacacacacacacacggaggtGAAGACACATCTTTCAGCAGCGATAACACGTTTTCTCCTAAAAGAGGAAACGAGGGCAGTTGAAGTATTTGCTGATTAAAGCCTGGTCACTGTGGGGAGTGATGTGCACACAGCATTTTACCACAGCTGATTCTATCATTTCAGGTTACACACAGTTTGTTATCGTCACCAAGGAATCTGGGTcctggaaaacagaaacacttttgtACTGAGACGATTTGATCCCTGTTTCTTCTGATGATGTTATGTCATGAAGGGATCACTGTTCAGCCACTACAGACAGAGGGAATCACTCTCACcacctttaaaacaaacagtctGCTGTCACCTTGTTGTTGTAATCTTTGGTTCCTCCCCACATTACCACCCCTGAAGCTCCCAGAGCTGCCGACTCTCCCACGGTGCTCACCAAGTCTTTCTGAAACACACGTAGAAGCTCTGtcactttttatgacaaacatttattttaatatataaaatatgttgacATGGAGTTCCTGTTCTTTACTTTTGTTATTTGTTCAGTTCCAAGTTGTCTTTTAAtttgctgagagagagaggatgataGAGTTACACAGTCAGGACTGTCTGAGCACAAAGCAGGAGAGGCCACGGGACCCCAAAGTGGGCACTTACTGGTACCCAGGGGTTCTGACGTCCAGGTGAACGAAGCCCAGCAGCATCTAAAGAACCCTAAAATACATCAGCAGAGCATTCTGAAGGGAATCCTCACAGACTGGTTTGCAACAGAAACCAGAATGAACGTCTCCACTGAACTCCACACTTGGAATCAGTCAAGCAGGGACGGACCTCGGTCCTCCCAGCAATGGactcttctctcagcttctgTTTCCTGCAGTCCATCCGACCCAGAGAACCCAGAGAACCCAGAGAACCCAGAGAACCCAGAGAACGTCTGAACCTGGATTTTTCTGGACTTGTCACAACACTCACTaccttttttttggacattgCACATTGTGTAAATCAACATCACGTTACACATGTCACCGTGTGTCAGCGTAGACTGTGTacattgtgtattgtgtgtgtatataataatatagacTTTATATATCAACAGTCATCATATTCTTCATGGTAAATTTTCTTTCCCTCTATTTTTATCTTGTACAGTTTCTAACAAAGTGCATTTTTACCCTTGTATCGTTcaatttctgtttgtttagtttcaaacagtattttcagtattttaaattttctgtctttttttaatctatatttttatcttttccaCACAGACGGCCATAAAAACATCTTTCAACATCTCTGTGCATGAATGTGACAAATAACCTTGTTGTTTGGTATGTTTGAAGTGGCTGTACGTAAGAACTTAACATTATTTACACCTTGTTCAACGTCCTAGTGTTTTCTAATATCAAAGTTGTGTGTTGCACACATCATTCTATCTCTCAAAAAATGATTGTATGTAAATGTCCCTCTGCCATTTGCATGTTATGTATGTTTGCAGTTGGTTATTTACTGTTACTCATTGATTACAACTGATGATAATGATTTCTTTCTCTAGTCTGTTTTGTGATGTAGGCGGGATAAAGAACGGGGGCGTCCTCTTCCTGCAGACGTTCATCCAGGAAAGAGAGATTTCCACTTTCTACAGGTTTGTAAACTAACTTGCAGAAACAATTCTCAGATTTTATTTGTTGGGTTGAAatgttgagaaatgtttttgttagtaACCCTCGTCCATGGTTTCAGACGACACAGCTGCTGACTCTCAACTCTTAGAAGCATCTGAACACAGTGACCTTTGAACCCTGTCCCCATCTGGGTTTCAGTAATACTGGATACTTTATAAGCAGTTTTACTAATTTTGAGTAATCAGCCTCGCTCACCTGGCTCTGGAACTTCTCCCTCTGGTCTCTGTACAATGGTCTGGAGTAGACAAAGACTGGCATCACGTATGGACGTTTAGGCAGCGCCGCCACCCTCAGTGCCTCCTGGACACGGTTCCTAACAAAAAGTGCGGCTCGGGGGGAGTTCCTCAGGCCCAGGTGGAGGTAGACGGAGGGGAAGAGGGCAGTGCTGTGCTCCCACAGCCACAGCATTTGGTTATTCTGCTTCTGGGTCTTCACAGAACACTTTCCCGTGTACTCGGGTTCATTCCAGCCGTAGTTGAAGCAATTAGGGAACAGGTAGAAGCCCCAGCGGCGGCTTGGACGCTCGCCCACGCCGAGGCTGAGGGTTCTCTCCATGAAGCGGCGGCTGGCCTTCTGGAACTGATTCTTCGCCAGTTCAAAAATCTGCTTTGATGATAGAAATGGGGACATTTCTAGAGCATAAGCCAGGGACAGCTTCTGATAGATACGTTTCGATCCCCAGTTCTGGTCCCACAGTGGACGCCAAGACTCCCAGTCGATGACAGCCAGCCCAGGAGAGGAGTCCTGGGAGATGTAGTAATCTATCTGGTTCTGGGCCTTGGCCAGGTGCTCTGTTAGGTTACTGTTTTGGGGGATTTCTCCTCTGTAGCGCTTGCGTTTGATGACATCAACCTTCGGGTAGAGTCCGAGGCGGTCTTCGTAGAAGATGGTGAGAAACTGTCCAGGCACAGCAGCAGGCGTCGTGACTGCCTGGAAGGCCCCGGTGTCCAGCGGGATGTGGAGCCGTTGACAGCGTTCTGTAGGGATGTTCCAGATGGCCACAAAGGGGTGGTTGTGGATCAGCGGCGGCTCGGTCGGTGGTAGGGCGAGAACAGTAGTGATGGAGCCGATGGTATATACGGCGACCAAAGACAGGAAAGGAAGGACAATCATGATGGTTCTGGACAAACAAGAGCAGATCttcatattaaattaaacagattCATTAAACTTTACGTAGCAAGAAAGACTCAAACCATCTGATGAGGAAAGTTCAGTCCActgaatgatgatgaagaattCTGACCCGTTTCACAACTtactatatttttaaatctagTTAAAGATGGAGGCCAACTAACTACCTGCATGTGAAGCAGAATAAACTTTCTTTTCACTGTTTCACcagtaaaatcttttttaacCAGATGGTTGACGAGtctgaaaatatattaaaatagatAACACATAAAAATCATCTAAAACTAAAAGTCAGTTCTAAAACTGAATCGTCCAGATGTTCAGGAGACTTATTtccaattattttaatataatagtGAGACGACCGTGTCTCGGTTGGTAGGGGAGTCGTCGATGAACCCCAGGATTCAGCTAGATTGACTCCTGGTTTGTCCCTGGACCAGAAACTAAACCACAAACCCTTGGTGCCTTAATAACAGccaactattattattattattattattatcattattattattggtattaTTTGTGAGGTCCTACCTTTCTTCGGTGATCTGCGAAGACTGTTGAGTTTCTGAACttctcagtttttctgtttctgctgcttcatGTGTCAGAGGAAATGGTTTCTTCACATCAATCGTTATCTGATCAGCGTCCTCGTTTCTGATCTGGACTCATCGTTAGTGAGTTTGAGAAATGATGGATCAAATAGGGCAAAtacaaaaccttttaaaaatgaaaaattcagTTGACATTGTCAGTTGTTCATGTTAAATGAAGTTTGTTGACTGTGCTGTGTCTCAGTGGAgataatacaaaaacagatgttGTAGTGTTTCATACATACACAACCTGAATGAGgtactttttttcattttggtacattttgcatttcaatgttttcttttgtgcttcCAGTGGCAAATTTTTAATGGATTCAAATCCAGTTCTTGCAAAACCACCAACAATTAGCAGAGTAACACAGTGTTGGTCAGAAACAGCAACAATGCATAAAGAGTAAAGATGACAACTCTGATTattacagtaaaagtacattttatttcagcatttccatttctttttgtttaagagtttctgttttgttgttgaacttTTTCTGTGcatcctttttcttcttttttttatgctaaTGAGGGTTTATTCCGAAAGGTGGTTGACTTCTCTTCTCCATACCACACATTATTAGAATCAGTTTTTGAATTCTGTTCTTTTGAAACTGTTTTCAAACCATTTAATAGCAAATCGTGCGACGAGTGACCGCTCTGCCAACCAGAATCTGTGTTAGACCTTCAGTTTGTTTCAGGTTTTCAgctgtttcatatttttcatgtgTCATTGTTGGTGGGGAAGCAGAGACTGTCTCATCACTGtcctcacctcttcctcttcttaaTGCATCTTATTTAGACAGAAACATGCAGCTTGTGGATCACGTGGTGAATCGTCTGTTTTCATCACGTTGTTTAACAAAAACACCACGAACATGTTGTAATAAGTAGAAGTTGGTTCTCTGCAGTCAGCTCCCCCGACATCTTCTCTTTGTGCACAGTCCAAAAGAAAACGAGAGACCCAGCTGTACTTTACAAGAGTCTTTACTTGCAGTGCATTTACATTCAGGTAACATTTTGTATGTGTTGCATAGGAAATGTTGCATATTTAGTTTCATGTTAAGAGAACAATAAGAACACAGTAACATCAAACAGTTACTGCATCGTGTGAGACCTGAAATTCACCTGAAGTCATGATTCACTTTAAACCAGGATTAGAGTTCAAGAGCTGCTACATGTTTAACTCGAGGGACCAGAAAGTTCCCAACCTGACCTGAACCCCTGCAGGTCCAGTCTGGATTAGGTTTGACCTAAGATGCCCCATGTGTCCGTTTGTGATAGTGTTTAGCAACAAATTACCTTGAATGTGCGTCTTCCCCCGAGTCCACAGGCCTTTTCTGCAGGTTCCTGGTCAAGTGTCCAATGCTTTTGTTTACTCACTGAAACATTTAGATATGTTTGCACTAACCTGAGTGAAGGATTTGCACTTTTCCTCAAGTCAGCCCTCTATTCTAAACCAACAGCTTCCATAAAAAGTAGGCAAAGAAAACCAGGTCATGTATGTGCCACATTTTCCATCCTGTTCAGTGCCTCGTCATATCTAC
This DNA window, taken from Anabas testudineus chromosome 6, fAnaTes1.2, whole genome shotgun sequence, encodes the following:
- the spam1 gene encoding hyaluronidase PH-20 codes for the protein MIVLPFLSLVAVYTIGSITTVLALPPTEPPLIHNHPFVAIWNIPTERCQRLHIPLDTGAFQAVTTPAAVPGQFLTIFYEDRLGLYPKVDVIKRKRYRGEIPQNSNLTEHLAKAQNQIDYYISQDSSPGLAVIDWESWRPLWDQNWGSKRIYQKLSLAYALEMSPFLSSKQIFELAKNQFQKASRRFMERTLSLGVGERPSRRWGFYLFPNCFNYGWNEPEYTGKCSVKTQKQNNQMLWLWEHSTALFPSVYLHLGLRNSPRAALFVRNRVQEALRVAALPKRPYVMPVFVYSRPLYRDQREKFQSQKDLVSTVGESAALGASGVVMWGGTKDYNNKAACQSLSEYLTSTFNPYIANVTAAAMLCSEVLCQWKGRCVRKRYDSNHYLHLNPAYFSILRANRKYVAVGLPSAADLDDWAENFTCQCYAGSRCSARLVHPTTIKLIWV